CCAGGGTTGCTGAAGTCCATACTGCTCATCCTTTGGTCAGAACGTATGGACTGGTTATTTGGCATAGATATGGGTCTCTATTATAACCCTGATGAGCCACCAATTGTGCCAGATGGGTTTTTGAGTTTAGGAGTAGAAAGGTTTTATGACGAAGAATTACGCCCCAGTTATGTGCTGTGGGAGGAAAACGTTGTACCTACTTTAACCCTAGAGATAGTTTCCCAAACTTATCGCAAAGAATACACCACCAAATTAGATCAATATGCAGCATTAGGCATATTGTATTACGTGATTTATTCTCCCCGTCGTCGCCGCAAACAACATCTAGAAGTGCATAAATTAGTTAATGGTAAATATGAATTGCAAACTGGAAACCCGGTTTGGCTACCCGAAATTGGCTTAGGAATTGGTTGCGAACGGGGAAACTATTCTGGTGTAACGCGGGAATGGCTTTATTGGTACGACGAACAAGGAAAGCGATATCCTACACCAAAAGAGCAAATCCAACAAGAAACGCAACGCGCCCAACAAGAAACGCAACGCGCCCAACAAGAAGCGCAACGCGCCCAAAAATTGGCGGAAAAATTGCGCTCTTTAGGGATAGATCCAGATAATCTTGGTTAACCGCATCTTTCGTAGGGGTTTAGCATTGCTAAACCCTAAAAGTGCGGATCTATTTACCAGCAAATTATTTCTTTTTAGGAATGACATTCCTAATTCCACCTTTAGCGCCGACAGTATCACCTTTGTAACGCGGGATGATATGAATACTGGCGTGCATCATATTTTGTCCAGCTTCGCGATTGATGTTCATTCCTACATTAAAACCATCAGGTGCAAATTCTGTTTGGAGGATTTCTTGGACTTTGTTGACCATGAACCAACAAGCAGATTGCTCTTTAAATGGTAACTCGAAATAACTGCTAACATGGCGTTTAGGAATAACTAAAACATGTCCTTTAGCTAGAGGATAACCATCAAACATAGCATAGGCTGTTGCTGATTCTGTTAATAATTTTAGCTGTCTATGGGGATTGCAAAATATACAATTATTTGAGCAATTACGCTGGTAATTATAATGAACATATTCATAAAATTCTCGATGTTCATCTAAGTGCAGTGAATGAAAAGGAAGTTTGACAATACATTGATATGTCGGTTTTTTATGCACATAATGTTCTCTAAAACCTTCTTTTTTGATATCCCTTCTCACTGCATAATAAGCTTTACCTCCTGGGTTCAATAAATGCGAGATTTCCATGAGGACTTTAGCCTGTTCTTCAGGAAACAAAACGTTTAACACATAAAAGCAAATGATTGTATCGAATTTCTCTTGAGGATATTGTGGAAAATAATGTGAGTCATAGCCTGTAATATCAAAGCCTTTTTCGCGTAATATTTTTACATCATTACCAAAGCCACAACCAAAATCTAGTATTTTACCTTGCAGCAAATTTTGGTTTAATAAATACTGTGCAGGAAATGACAGGTAGGTTCTTTCTATTGCTGTCAAATGGCTATATTGATTTTTTTGCTTTTTCATGGTGCGGTGTTGATGTCTCTCCTGTCTTCAGCTACACCTTGATTTGCTGTTGGATAGGCTAATTATTATATTGTAGTCATATTCTTTACTGCTGCAAGCTGGAAATTACGTAGTTGATTGGAAAATAACACCCCACCCCTAGGGCGTGTTTTCAAACTATTTGTTTAGCCGGATAAATTTTTAGATACCCCTAAATCCACACGATATGATACCAGCTGTAGGGGCACGGCATTGCCGTGCCCCTACGCGAAATCTACATGTGTTAACTGAGCGAGTTAGGATCAATACCTAATTCGCGTAACTTGGCGGCTAATAAATCAGCGCGTTCTCGTTCTTGTTCGGCGCGTTGGCGTTCTTGTTCGGCGCGTTGGCGTTCTTGTTGTGCTTGTTCGCTACTCCACAACAGCAAATTTCCTTCCCTATCCCACCAGCGCAGCCAGTTTGTAGTTTGACATAATCTTTCACCATGCCAAATTCCCAGAAATAACTCTAATTCAGGAATCCAAAAACGCCCATTTATATCTGCTTGTTGTAATGAATATTTTCCATTTTGCAAGCATCTTACTTCTAAAATTGGTTCGTAAGGGTCGTAGGTGACGTAGGTGGGAACTTTCAGAATTTGTTCGTAGAAATGTAGTTTACCATAGGGTGGAGTTGACCGCACTGATAATTCTCCACCTTCGGTGTCAGAAAGAAATTCCATCACCACAGCAACGGGACTACCTTCTAAATTTGGGGTGTAACTACGGCGAATTACTTCGGGGGGTACTGGCTGAACTTGGCGGATATAAAACCAGTCAGGCGCTTTGACAATAATTTTTTTGTTGATTGTGGCTACTAGTCCAAAATTAGAGCCAATCAACATTTCTGGGAGAATAAATCCTGCAGTTCCTAAAGCATCGGTAAGCGCTGCTGCGAGTGTTGGTTGTTGAATATTTTCCGCTGGGTCGTCTGGTAAAATGTAGTCGGCGGGAAGTGGTTCCCAAGTAATATTTGGTTCTTTGCGGATTGGTTGTATTTGTAGAACCATAAAATTATTCCTCATGTCAATTCCAAGTTATCAGTTTTTCGTTATATAGCGTTTCTCGTCCTAGTGAGGTACATGGGTAAGGGCACGGCAGTGCCTTGCCCCTACATCGCGTGATACAATTTTGTACCTCATCTGAATAGGAAGTTTTTCGTTATATAGTGTTTCTCGTCCTAGTGAGGTACATGGGTAAGGGCACGGCAGTGCCTTGCCTACATCGCGTGATACAATTTTGTACCTCATCTGAATAGGAAGTTTTTCGTTATATAGTGTTTCTCGCCCTAGTGAGGTACATGGGTAAGGGCACGGCAGTGCCTTGCCCCTACATCGCGTGATACAATTTTGTACCTCATCTGAATAGTTTTTCGTTATATAGTGTTTCTCGCCCTAGTGAGGTACATGGGTAAGGGCACGGCAGTGCCTTGCCCCTACATCGCGTGATACAATTTTGTACCTCATCTGAATAGTTTTTCGTTATATAGTGTTTCTCGTCCTAGTGAGGTACATGGGTAAGGGCACGGCAGTGCCTTGCCCCTACATCGCGTGATACAATTTTGTACCTCATCTGAATAGTTTTTCGTTATATAGCGTTTCTCGTCCTAGTGAGGTACATGGGTAAGGGCACGGCAGTGCCTTGCCCCTACATCGCGTGATACAATTTTGTACCTCATCTGAATAGTTTTTCGTTATATAGCGTTTCTCGTCCTAGTGAGGTACATGGGTAAGGGCACGGCAGTGCCTTGCCCCTACATCGCGTGATACAATTTTGTACCTCATCTGAATAGTTTTTCGTTATATAGTGTTTCTCGTCCTAGTGAGGTACATGGGTAAGGGCACGGCAGTGCCTTGCCCCTACATCGCGTGATACAATTTTGTACCTCATCTGAATAGTTTTTCGTTATATAGCGTTTCTCGTCCTAGTGAGGTACATGGGTAAGGGCACGGCAGTGCCTTGCCCCTACATCGCGTGATACAATTTTGTACCTCATCTGAATAGTTTTTCGTTATATAGTGTTTCTCGCCCTAGTGAGGTACATGGGTAAGGGCACGGCAGTGCCTTGCCCCTACATCGCGTGATACAATTTTGTACCTCATCTGAATAGTTTTTCGTTATATAGTGTTTCTCGTCCTAGTGAGGTACATGGGTAAGGGCACGGCAGTGCCTTGCCCCTACATCGCGTGATACAATTTTGTACCTCATCTGAATAGTTTTTCGTTATATAGCGTTTCTCGTCCTAGTGAGGTACATGGGTAAGGGCACGGCAGTGCCTTGCCCCTACATCGCGTGATACAATTTTGTACCTCATCTGAATAGTTTTTCGTTATATAGCGTTTCTCGTCCTAGTGAGGTACATGGGTAAGGGCACGGCAGTGCCTTGCCCCTACATCGCGTGATACAATTTTGTACCTCATCTGAATAGGAAGTGCTATACCGTAAATTATCGTAAAATATGAAAAAACTAAACTAGTTCGGGAAATTCACACTCAAGCGGTTGCAGCAATTTCAACGATTTGGATAGAATCTCCCGACACCAAAACCTGGCTCAAAGACCGCGCTACCCAGGATGATCATGAGGATGTGCGAGGTACTGCAGTCCTTGCATTAGCCCAGCATTTCAAAGGTGACCCCGACGCCAAAACCTGGCTCAAAGACCTCGCTACCCAGGATGATCAAAGGTATGTGCGAGGTGCTGCAGTCCTTGCATTAGCCGATAAT
The Gloeotrichia echinulata CP02 DNA segment above includes these coding regions:
- a CDS encoding Uma2 family endonuclease; its protein translation is MLNYNLPRYLPSAEELPDSDDTPVDNELQELIPGLLKSILLILWSERMDWLFGIDMGLYYNPDEPPIVPDGFLSLGVERFYDEELRPSYVLWEENVVPTLTLEIVSQTYRKEYTTKLDQYAALGILYYVIYSPRRRRKQHLEVHKLVNGKYELQTGNPVWLPEIGLGIGCERGNYSGVTREWLYWYDEQGKRYPTPKEQIQQETQRAQQETQRAQQEAQRAQKLAEKLRSLGIDPDNLG
- a CDS encoding HIT domain-containing protein — encoded protein: MKKQKNQYSHLTAIERTYLSFPAQYLLNQNLLQGKILDFGCGFGNDVKILREKGFDITGYDSHYFPQYPQEKFDTIICFYVLNVLFPEEQAKVLMEISHLLNPGGKAYYAVRRDIKKEGFREHYVHKKPTYQCIVKLPFHSLHLDEHREFYEYVHYNYQRNCSNNCIFCNPHRQLKLLTESATAYAMFDGYPLAKGHVLVIPKRHVSSYFELPFKEQSACWFMVNKVQEILQTEFAPDGFNVGMNINREAGQNMMHASIHIIPRYKGDTVGAKGGIRNVIPKKK
- a CDS encoding Uma2 family endonuclease, whose product is MVLQIQPIRKEPNITWEPLPADYILPDDPAENIQQPTLAAALTDALGTAGFILPEMLIGSNFGLVATINKKIIVKAPDWFYIRQVQPVPPEVIRRSYTPNLEGSPVAVVMEFLSDTEGGELSVRSTPPYGKLHFYEQILKVPTYVTYDPYEPILEVRCLQNGKYSLQQADINGRFWIPELELFLGIWHGERLCQTTNWLRWWDREGNLLLWSSEQAQQERQRAEQERQRAEQERERADLLAAKLRELGIDPNSLS